A portion of the Meriones unguiculatus strain TT.TT164.6M chromosome 11, Bangor_MerUng_6.1, whole genome shotgun sequence genome contains these proteins:
- the Fbxw11 gene encoding F-box/WD repeat-containing protein 11 isoform X6 — protein MEPDSVIEDKTIELMISNGTSSVIVSRKRPSEGNYQKEKDLCIKYFDQWSESDQVEFVEHLISRMCHYQHGHINSYLKPMLQRDFITALPEQGLDHIAENILSYLDARSLCAAELVCKEWQRVISEGMLWKKLIERMVRTDPLWKGLSERRGWDQYLFKNRPTDGPPNSFYRSLYPKIIQDIETIESNWRCGRHNLQRIQCRSENSKGVYCLQYDDDKIISGLRDNSIKIWDKTSLECLKVLTGHTGSVLCLQYDERVIVTGSSDSTVRVWDVNTGEVLNTLIHHNEAVLHLRFSNGLMVTCSKDRSIAVWDMASATDITLRRVLVGHRAAVNVVDFDDKYIVSASGDRTIKVWSTSTCEFVRTLNGHKRGIACLQYRDRLVVSGSSDNTIRLWDIECGACLRVLEGHEELVRCIRFDNKRIVSGAYDGKIKVWDLQAALDPRAPASTLCLRTLVEHSGRVFRLQFDEFQIISSSHDDTILIWDFLNVPPSAQNETRSPSRTYTYISR, from the exons ATAAGTAACGGAACATCATCTGTGATTGTCTCCAGAAAGAGGCCATCAGAGGGGAACTACCAGAAAGAAAAGGACTTGTGCATTAAGTACTTTGACCAGTGGTCTGAATCAGATCAGGTGGAATTTGTGGAGCATCTTATCTCACGAATGTGTCATTATCAGCATGGACATATTAACTCTTACCTGAAACCCATGTTGCAGCGGGACTTTATCACTGCTTTACCAG AGCAAGGTTTAGATCACATAGCAGAAAACATTCTTTCCTACCTGGATGCCCGGTCCCTGTGTGCAGCAGAGCTGGTGTGTAAAGAATGGCAGCGAGTGATCTCAGAAGGGATGCTTTGGAAGAAACTCATTGAGAGGATGGTGCGCACCGACCCTCTCTGGAAGGGACTCTCAGAAAGAAGAGGCTG GGATCAGTACCTGTTTAAAAACAGACCCACAGATGGCCCTCCCAATTCATTTTACAGATCATTATACCCAAAGATTATCCAGGACATAGAG ACCATAGAATCAAACTGGCGGTGTGGACGACACAACTTGCAGAGGATTCAGTGCCGCTCTGAAAATAGTAAGGGTGTCTACTGTTTGCAGTATGATGATGACAAAATTATCAGTGGCCTCCGGGACAACTCTATCAAG ATCTGGGATAAAACCAGCCTGGAATGTTTGAAAGTGCTAACAGGACACACAGgctctgtcctctgcctccagTATGATGAACGAGTCATTGTAACTGGTTCTTCAGATTCCACAGTGAG AGTCTGGGATGTGAACACTGGAGAAGTTCTCAACACACTTATCCATCACAATGAAGCTGTACTACACTTACGCTTCAGCAATGGACTGATGGTGACATGTTCCAAGGACCGTTCCATTGCTGTGTGGGACATGGCTTCTGCCACCGATATCACTTTACGCCGTGTCCTGGTTGGCCACCGTGCTGCTGTCAATGTAGTAGACTTTGATGACAAGTACATTGTGTCTGCCTCTGGAGACAGGACCATTAAA GTGTGGAGCACCAGCACCTGTGAGTTTGTTCGCACTCTGAATGGGCATAAGCGAGGCATCGCCTGTCTGCAGTACCGGGACCGGCTGGTTGTTAGTGGATCATCAGATAATACCATCCG GCTATGGGATATTGAATGTGGTGCCTGTTTAAGAGTCCTAGAGGGGCACGAAGAATTGGTCCGATGCATCCGTTTTGATAACAAGAGGATTGTCAGTGGCGCCTATGATGG GAAGATTAAAGTCTGGGACTTACAAGCTGCTCTTGACCCTCGTGCCCCAGCAAGCACATTGTGTCTGCGCACCTTGGTG GAACACTCTGGACGTGTGTTTCGGCTGCAGTTTGATGAGTTTCAAATCATTAGCAGCTCCCATGATGACACTATTTTGATTTGGGATTTTTTAAACGTGCCTCCCAGTGCCCAGAATGAGACACGCTCTCCTTCCAGAACTTACACCTACATCTCCAGATAG
- the Fbxw11 gene encoding F-box/WD repeat-containing protein 11 isoform X2, translating into MEPDSVIEDKTIELMNTSVMEDQNEDESPKKSALWQISNGTSSVIVSRKRPSEGNYQKEKDLCIKYFDQWSESDQVEFVEHLISRMCHYQHGHINSYLKPMLQRDFITALPEQGLDHIAENILSYLDARSLCAAELVCKEWQRVISEGMLWKKLIERMVRTDPLWKGLSERRGWDQYLFKNRPTDGPPNSFYRSLYPKIIQDIETIESNWRCGRHNLQRIQCRSENSKGVYCLQYDDDKIISGLRDNSIKIWDKTSLECLKVLTGHTGSVLCLQYDERVIVTGSSDSTVRVWDVNTGEVLNTLIHHNEAVLHLRFSNGLMVTCSKDRSIAVWDMASATDITLRRVLVGHRAAVNVVDFDDKYIVSASGDRTIKVWSTSTCEFVRTLNGHKRGIACLQYRDRLVVSGSSDNTIRLWDIECGACLRVLEGHEELVRCIRFDNKRIVSGAYDGKIKVWDLQAALDPRAPASTLCLRTLVEHSGRVFRLQFDEFQIISSSHDDTILIWDFLNVPPSAQNETRSPSRTYTYISR; encoded by the exons ATAAGTAACGGAACATCATCTGTGATTGTCTCCAGAAAGAGGCCATCAGAGGGGAACTACCAGAAAGAAAAGGACTTGTGCATTAAGTACTTTGACCAGTGGTCTGAATCAGATCAGGTGGAATTTGTGGAGCATCTTATCTCACGAATGTGTCATTATCAGCATGGACATATTAACTCTTACCTGAAACCCATGTTGCAGCGGGACTTTATCACTGCTTTACCAG AGCAAGGTTTAGATCACATAGCAGAAAACATTCTTTCCTACCTGGATGCCCGGTCCCTGTGTGCAGCAGAGCTGGTGTGTAAAGAATGGCAGCGAGTGATCTCAGAAGGGATGCTTTGGAAGAAACTCATTGAGAGGATGGTGCGCACCGACCCTCTCTGGAAGGGACTCTCAGAAAGAAGAGGCTG GGATCAGTACCTGTTTAAAAACAGACCCACAGATGGCCCTCCCAATTCATTTTACAGATCATTATACCCAAAGATTATCCAGGACATAGAG ACCATAGAATCAAACTGGCGGTGTGGACGACACAACTTGCAGAGGATTCAGTGCCGCTCTGAAAATAGTAAGGGTGTCTACTGTTTGCAGTATGATGATGACAAAATTATCAGTGGCCTCCGGGACAACTCTATCAAG ATCTGGGATAAAACCAGCCTGGAATGTTTGAAAGTGCTAACAGGACACACAGgctctgtcctctgcctccagTATGATGAACGAGTCATTGTAACTGGTTCTTCAGATTCCACAGTGAG AGTCTGGGATGTGAACACTGGAGAAGTTCTCAACACACTTATCCATCACAATGAAGCTGTACTACACTTACGCTTCAGCAATGGACTGATGGTGACATGTTCCAAGGACCGTTCCATTGCTGTGTGGGACATGGCTTCTGCCACCGATATCACTTTACGCCGTGTCCTGGTTGGCCACCGTGCTGCTGTCAATGTAGTAGACTTTGATGACAAGTACATTGTGTCTGCCTCTGGAGACAGGACCATTAAA GTGTGGAGCACCAGCACCTGTGAGTTTGTTCGCACTCTGAATGGGCATAAGCGAGGCATCGCCTGTCTGCAGTACCGGGACCGGCTGGTTGTTAGTGGATCATCAGATAATACCATCCG GCTATGGGATATTGAATGTGGTGCCTGTTTAAGAGTCCTAGAGGGGCACGAAGAATTGGTCCGATGCATCCGTTTTGATAACAAGAGGATTGTCAGTGGCGCCTATGATGG GAAGATTAAAGTCTGGGACTTACAAGCTGCTCTTGACCCTCGTGCCCCAGCAAGCACATTGTGTCTGCGCACCTTGGTG GAACACTCTGGACGTGTGTTTCGGCTGCAGTTTGATGAGTTTCAAATCATTAGCAGCTCCCATGATGACACTATTTTGATTTGGGATTTTTTAAACGTGCCTCCCAGTGCCCAGAATGAGACACGCTCTCCTTCCAGAACTTACACCTACATCTCCAGATAG
- the Fbxw11 gene encoding F-box/WD repeat-containing protein 11 isoform X1 gives MEPDSVIEDKTIELMCSVPRSLWLGCANLVESMCALSCLQSMPSVRCLQISNGTSSVIVSRKRPSEGNYQKEKDLCIKYFDQWSESDQVEFVEHLISRMCHYQHGHINSYLKPMLQRDFITALPEQGLDHIAENILSYLDARSLCAAELVCKEWQRVISEGMLWKKLIERMVRTDPLWKGLSERRGWDQYLFKNRPTDGPPNSFYRSLYPKIIQDIETIESNWRCGRHNLQRIQCRSENSKGVYCLQYDDDKIISGLRDNSIKIWDKTSLECLKVLTGHTGSVLCLQYDERVIVTGSSDSTVRVWDVNTGEVLNTLIHHNEAVLHLRFSNGLMVTCSKDRSIAVWDMASATDITLRRVLVGHRAAVNVVDFDDKYIVSASGDRTIKVWSTSTCEFVRTLNGHKRGIACLQYRDRLVVSGSSDNTIRLWDIECGACLRVLEGHEELVRCIRFDNKRIVSGAYDGKIKVWDLQAALDPRAPASTLCLRTLVEHSGRVFRLQFDEFQIISSSHDDTILIWDFLNVPPSAQNETRSPSRTYTYISR, from the exons ATAAGTAACGGAACATCATCTGTGATTGTCTCCAGAAAGAGGCCATCAGAGGGGAACTACCAGAAAGAAAAGGACTTGTGCATTAAGTACTTTGACCAGTGGTCTGAATCAGATCAGGTGGAATTTGTGGAGCATCTTATCTCACGAATGTGTCATTATCAGCATGGACATATTAACTCTTACCTGAAACCCATGTTGCAGCGGGACTTTATCACTGCTTTACCAG AGCAAGGTTTAGATCACATAGCAGAAAACATTCTTTCCTACCTGGATGCCCGGTCCCTGTGTGCAGCAGAGCTGGTGTGTAAAGAATGGCAGCGAGTGATCTCAGAAGGGATGCTTTGGAAGAAACTCATTGAGAGGATGGTGCGCACCGACCCTCTCTGGAAGGGACTCTCAGAAAGAAGAGGCTG GGATCAGTACCTGTTTAAAAACAGACCCACAGATGGCCCTCCCAATTCATTTTACAGATCATTATACCCAAAGATTATCCAGGACATAGAG ACCATAGAATCAAACTGGCGGTGTGGACGACACAACTTGCAGAGGATTCAGTGCCGCTCTGAAAATAGTAAGGGTGTCTACTGTTTGCAGTATGATGATGACAAAATTATCAGTGGCCTCCGGGACAACTCTATCAAG ATCTGGGATAAAACCAGCCTGGAATGTTTGAAAGTGCTAACAGGACACACAGgctctgtcctctgcctccagTATGATGAACGAGTCATTGTAACTGGTTCTTCAGATTCCACAGTGAG AGTCTGGGATGTGAACACTGGAGAAGTTCTCAACACACTTATCCATCACAATGAAGCTGTACTACACTTACGCTTCAGCAATGGACTGATGGTGACATGTTCCAAGGACCGTTCCATTGCTGTGTGGGACATGGCTTCTGCCACCGATATCACTTTACGCCGTGTCCTGGTTGGCCACCGTGCTGCTGTCAATGTAGTAGACTTTGATGACAAGTACATTGTGTCTGCCTCTGGAGACAGGACCATTAAA GTGTGGAGCACCAGCACCTGTGAGTTTGTTCGCACTCTGAATGGGCATAAGCGAGGCATCGCCTGTCTGCAGTACCGGGACCGGCTGGTTGTTAGTGGATCATCAGATAATACCATCCG GCTATGGGATATTGAATGTGGTGCCTGTTTAAGAGTCCTAGAGGGGCACGAAGAATTGGTCCGATGCATCCGTTTTGATAACAAGAGGATTGTCAGTGGCGCCTATGATGG GAAGATTAAAGTCTGGGACTTACAAGCTGCTCTTGACCCTCGTGCCCCAGCAAGCACATTGTGTCTGCGCACCTTGGTG GAACACTCTGGACGTGTGTTTCGGCTGCAGTTTGATGAGTTTCAAATCATTAGCAGCTCCCATGATGACACTATTTTGATTTGGGATTTTTTAAACGTGCCTCCCAGTGCCCAGAATGAGACACGCTCTCCTTCCAGAACTTACACCTACATCTCCAGATAG
- the Fbxw11 gene encoding F-box/WD repeat-containing protein 11 isoform X4, translating into MCHYQHGHINSYLKPMLQRDFITALPEQGLDHIAENILSYLDARSLCAAELVCKEWQRVISEGMLWKKLIERMVRTDPLWKGLSERRGWDQYLFKNRPTDGPPNSFYRSLYPKIIQDIETIESNWRCGRHNLQRIQCRSENSKGVYCLQYDDDKIISGLRDNSIKIWDKTSLECLKVLTGHTGSVLCLQYDERVIVTGSSDSTVRVWDVNTGEVLNTLIHHNEAVLHLRFSNGLMVTCSKDRSIAVWDMASATDITLRRVLVGHRAAVNVVDFDDKYIVSASGDRTIKVWSTSTCEFVRTLNGHKRGIACLQYRDRLVVSGSSDNTIRLWDIECGACLRVLEGHEELVRCIRFDNKRIVSGAYDGKIKVWDLQAALDPRAPASTLCLRTLVEHSGRVFRLQFDEFQIISSSHDDTILIWDFLNVPPSAQNETRSPSRTYTYISR; encoded by the exons ATGTGTCATTATCAGCATGGACATATTAACTCTTACCTGAAACCCATGTTGCAGCGGGACTTTATCACTGCTTTACCAG AGCAAGGTTTAGATCACATAGCAGAAAACATTCTTTCCTACCTGGATGCCCGGTCCCTGTGTGCAGCAGAGCTGGTGTGTAAAGAATGGCAGCGAGTGATCTCAGAAGGGATGCTTTGGAAGAAACTCATTGAGAGGATGGTGCGCACCGACCCTCTCTGGAAGGGACTCTCAGAAAGAAGAGGCTG GGATCAGTACCTGTTTAAAAACAGACCCACAGATGGCCCTCCCAATTCATTTTACAGATCATTATACCCAAAGATTATCCAGGACATAGAG ACCATAGAATCAAACTGGCGGTGTGGACGACACAACTTGCAGAGGATTCAGTGCCGCTCTGAAAATAGTAAGGGTGTCTACTGTTTGCAGTATGATGATGACAAAATTATCAGTGGCCTCCGGGACAACTCTATCAAG ATCTGGGATAAAACCAGCCTGGAATGTTTGAAAGTGCTAACAGGACACACAGgctctgtcctctgcctccagTATGATGAACGAGTCATTGTAACTGGTTCTTCAGATTCCACAGTGAG AGTCTGGGATGTGAACACTGGAGAAGTTCTCAACACACTTATCCATCACAATGAAGCTGTACTACACTTACGCTTCAGCAATGGACTGATGGTGACATGTTCCAAGGACCGTTCCATTGCTGTGTGGGACATGGCTTCTGCCACCGATATCACTTTACGCCGTGTCCTGGTTGGCCACCGTGCTGCTGTCAATGTAGTAGACTTTGATGACAAGTACATTGTGTCTGCCTCTGGAGACAGGACCATTAAA GTGTGGAGCACCAGCACCTGTGAGTTTGTTCGCACTCTGAATGGGCATAAGCGAGGCATCGCCTGTCTGCAGTACCGGGACCGGCTGGTTGTTAGTGGATCATCAGATAATACCATCCG GCTATGGGATATTGAATGTGGTGCCTGTTTAAGAGTCCTAGAGGGGCACGAAGAATTGGTCCGATGCATCCGTTTTGATAACAAGAGGATTGTCAGTGGCGCCTATGATGG GAAGATTAAAGTCTGGGACTTACAAGCTGCTCTTGACCCTCGTGCCCCAGCAAGCACATTGTGTCTGCGCACCTTGGTG GAACACTCTGGACGTGTGTTTCGGCTGCAGTTTGATGAGTTTCAAATCATTAGCAGCTCCCATGATGACACTATTTTGATTTGGGATTTTTTAAACGTGCCTCCCAGTGCCCAGAATGAGACACGCTCTCCTTCCAGAACTTACACCTACATCTCCAGATAG
- the Fbxw11 gene encoding F-box/WD repeat-containing protein 11 isoform X3, protein MEDQNEDESPKKSALWQISNGTSSVIVSRKRPSEGNYQKEKDLCIKYFDQWSESDQVEFVEHLISRMCHYQHGHINSYLKPMLQRDFITALPEQGLDHIAENILSYLDARSLCAAELVCKEWQRVISEGMLWKKLIERMVRTDPLWKGLSERRGWDQYLFKNRPTDGPPNSFYRSLYPKIIQDIETIESNWRCGRHNLQRIQCRSENSKGVYCLQYDDDKIISGLRDNSIKIWDKTSLECLKVLTGHTGSVLCLQYDERVIVTGSSDSTVRVWDVNTGEVLNTLIHHNEAVLHLRFSNGLMVTCSKDRSIAVWDMASATDITLRRVLVGHRAAVNVVDFDDKYIVSASGDRTIKVWSTSTCEFVRTLNGHKRGIACLQYRDRLVVSGSSDNTIRLWDIECGACLRVLEGHEELVRCIRFDNKRIVSGAYDGKIKVWDLQAALDPRAPASTLCLRTLVEHSGRVFRLQFDEFQIISSSHDDTILIWDFLNVPPSAQNETRSPSRTYTYISR, encoded by the exons ATAAGTAACGGAACATCATCTGTGATTGTCTCCAGAAAGAGGCCATCAGAGGGGAACTACCAGAAAGAAAAGGACTTGTGCATTAAGTACTTTGACCAGTGGTCTGAATCAGATCAGGTGGAATTTGTGGAGCATCTTATCTCACGAATGTGTCATTATCAGCATGGACATATTAACTCTTACCTGAAACCCATGTTGCAGCGGGACTTTATCACTGCTTTACCAG AGCAAGGTTTAGATCACATAGCAGAAAACATTCTTTCCTACCTGGATGCCCGGTCCCTGTGTGCAGCAGAGCTGGTGTGTAAAGAATGGCAGCGAGTGATCTCAGAAGGGATGCTTTGGAAGAAACTCATTGAGAGGATGGTGCGCACCGACCCTCTCTGGAAGGGACTCTCAGAAAGAAGAGGCTG GGATCAGTACCTGTTTAAAAACAGACCCACAGATGGCCCTCCCAATTCATTTTACAGATCATTATACCCAAAGATTATCCAGGACATAGAG ACCATAGAATCAAACTGGCGGTGTGGACGACACAACTTGCAGAGGATTCAGTGCCGCTCTGAAAATAGTAAGGGTGTCTACTGTTTGCAGTATGATGATGACAAAATTATCAGTGGCCTCCGGGACAACTCTATCAAG ATCTGGGATAAAACCAGCCTGGAATGTTTGAAAGTGCTAACAGGACACACAGgctctgtcctctgcctccagTATGATGAACGAGTCATTGTAACTGGTTCTTCAGATTCCACAGTGAG AGTCTGGGATGTGAACACTGGAGAAGTTCTCAACACACTTATCCATCACAATGAAGCTGTACTACACTTACGCTTCAGCAATGGACTGATGGTGACATGTTCCAAGGACCGTTCCATTGCTGTGTGGGACATGGCTTCTGCCACCGATATCACTTTACGCCGTGTCCTGGTTGGCCACCGTGCTGCTGTCAATGTAGTAGACTTTGATGACAAGTACATTGTGTCTGCCTCTGGAGACAGGACCATTAAA GTGTGGAGCACCAGCACCTGTGAGTTTGTTCGCACTCTGAATGGGCATAAGCGAGGCATCGCCTGTCTGCAGTACCGGGACCGGCTGGTTGTTAGTGGATCATCAGATAATACCATCCG GCTATGGGATATTGAATGTGGTGCCTGTTTAAGAGTCCTAGAGGGGCACGAAGAATTGGTCCGATGCATCCGTTTTGATAACAAGAGGATTGTCAGTGGCGCCTATGATGG GAAGATTAAAGTCTGGGACTTACAAGCTGCTCTTGACCCTCGTGCCCCAGCAAGCACATTGTGTCTGCGCACCTTGGTG GAACACTCTGGACGTGTGTTTCGGCTGCAGTTTGATGAGTTTCAAATCATTAGCAGCTCCCATGATGACACTATTTTGATTTGGGATTTTTTAAACGTGCCTCCCAGTGCCCAGAATGAGACACGCTCTCCTTCCAGAACTTACACCTACATCTCCAGATAG